GGCGAAGTGCTTCGGACTCTGATGATTCGATCACACTTATGAGTATATCAACAAATGCTTCGACAACAAACGACACTCGACCTTAAATGAAAAAGGGAACACTATTAGCTGAAGTTAACAATTCAACACGAGGCCACCATCATTAACCATACtcgaagctacacagggatgaAGGCCTTGGTTCCTCATATGAACCCTAAGCGTAGTTAGAAGGGGGAAGGGACAGAGGTTACCCAAAATTAGGGATTCCAGAAttgaaataaaacttaaatgcaaaataaatgaatttagctgtaaaaaatgttaataataataaaacttttaacaAATTCCTAATTAAGATATCCTTCTATAATCGTTAAAATACTGAAAGAGGGCCAAGGGATGACGTGGAAAAAAGTAATACGTGGAGCACTCATTTTATGCCAATTCACAAAATGCACCAATACATTATACTCACAAAATGCTTCGAAGGAAAAACCTAGAAATGAGTGCTGTTGGGTAGAAATGATAAaagtgagaaataaatttaaaaatgttgagGTCCacctgtattatttttttacctatttttacttatttctttatattttttctaatctcttttatatttctctttcatcaaataactttatctgtcattttatttgttacttatttttattattattttatatttttttctctatatcaaatagagactaaaagaaatttgatagtaaataatatttcttaaaatttatgtcCATTAATTAGCTCACGTGACCAGCTAGATATTGTAATGTGTAACAAAATTAGTCTAGTTACAGAATATTCTAATAAATGCCAAAATAATAATCACTATTTTTTTCactgtgttttctttttatattctcaactacataaatgaaatttaaaaagaaattgaataagGTAATGCATGACCTCGTTTCATAGTTTGCAGGCTCCAAACACCTATAAAAGCACATGTGCACACCTAGACCTTTCCAACCTCTCCTGACATCGTGCacctgttgttttttttttttttccttagaaATTTGTTGTGCCTTTGTATAATGGGTAGGCCACCTTGCTGTAACGAGAGTGGTGTTAAGAAAGGGCCATGGACACCGGAAGAAGATGAAAAGCTAATGGATTATATTAGCAAACATGGAAGGGGAACGTGGAGAACCCTTCCAAAGCATGCAGGTCTAAATAGGTGCGGGAAAAGCTGCAGGTTAAGGTGGGAAAACTATCTAAGACCAGATATTAAGAGAGGGAAATTCACTGAAGAAGAGGAGCAATTGATCATCAACCTTCATTCAGTTATTGGAAACAAGTATGCATCATGCATGTGCCTTGCTTGCTTGTGTTGTGATGCTTTACAAATTGCAACGaatttcttttgatgtttgtgtgtatgtttccttgcttgtgttgctatgcaaattaataaattgaaacCCTAATCCTTTTGATGTGGTAATTTCTAGGTGGGCAAAGATTGCTACCCATCTTCCAGGGAGAACCGATAATGAGATCAAGAATTATTGGAACACCAACTTAAGAAAAAAGCTTCTCCAGATGGGTATTGACCCAGAAACTCACAAGCCTAGAACTGACTTCAATCacctcttgaatctttcccagttgCTTGGCTTGTCAAATTTGGGCACATCAACGAGTCCCTGGACAAATCCTCTGGGTTTACAAGCAGATGTCACTCAAATAGCCAAACTACAACTGCTACAAAACATGTTACAACTATTTAACGGCACTTCATTGGTTAACATAGGTAACCCTTACCTCTTAGGAAATCAAATTCTCAACCCACTTGATACATTTCTCAATGGGACAAACATCCTACCAGACAAAGATTCAATTTTGAGAGGTCTAGAATATGCAAACCCTGTAGGTAACAATTCTGGCCTGTTTCTGTCTCAAACATACAGTGACTCAAGTGTCTTCAAATCACGgactgaaaaagaaaatgaaactaatCAAGAATTTCTTGGTTATAACCAAAGCATCAACACTTTTCCAGAAAATCAAGCAGAAAACTTACTTCCTGCATTAGTTGCATCCGGTCCAAGGTCAAGCACCTTCAACCAAATGGATTTCAACTACAACGCAGCACGAATGTCCACCCAGTCACCTTCCACAACCTTTGAGGCTTGGGAGAAGTTCCTTATTGATGACGATGAATCAAGCGGTTCTTACTGGAAAGAGATTCTAGAGTACGTTTTATTCTCAACTGATTTGCCTTGCTCTTATTGTTATGTGCATATGCATGCATctcgttaataaaaaaaaaaagaagaagaaaagcatGCAACTTCGTTTCCGTAGGTAACCTGACatcatctttttatattttgcagCTTGACATATCCACTTTCCTGGTAGAAGAATGATTGAATGTCGTTTAAGATAATCAACTAATGGATCGCCTACACAGATACACAGATTTTTtcattcgttttttttttttcccctttgattgattgattcattctaatgattttttttatttttagtttattttccaTCATAAATTTGTGActtgaaataataattagttCTTCTTCATAGACGAAAAAAATTGCAAATTGTTCagtttgattttctttatttcttatgATTGTATTTGTATTTTCTGTAAAATAAAGCATCAAGCTAGCATCATCTTTAGTAGTGACAGGGCAGAATTATAAATAAGATTTGTATTAATATCTCTTTTATTTGATCTTATGCTACTATAGCAATCAGGACTATAATCTTTTGCACAATTCCTCTACTCTCTTACTAAAGAAATTTTGACTCGCTAATTCTCGCATCAATCATGAATATGGAAAAGGAATGCATTACCATgacaaaatttgtgattttggaATTAGCGTACGGCCAGACCCGGCCGTTAGCTCAGAAAGTTTGCGTGTGGAAATACAAAAGAATAATGCAAAAAGACACATAAACACAACCACCCTTTCGTTTTCACGTTCGATCACCAATTAAACTGCTCCATAAGATAAGGATTTAGGTTGGCCATAACGTATTGCATTTAAGTATAAATAAAGCCAAGAGACTTAGTGACGCTAGCTAGCTCcattcaaatgctttttttacaACAATATGGCTTTACAATATGTATCCTACAGTCTTAACCATAGTTTTCATTATTGCTTTTTCTTCTTACAAACATTTCAGAGATCCTAAGTATTGTAATGTTAAGAGAGTCTTCTATATAAGGATGATTTTGCAATTATATTGACATCTTATATAAAAGAGAGGGGAAGGGGTTACAATGCAATTAGAAGAATCTCAGCTGATCATTGGACTTGACTTTTGTCATGAGCATCATTGATTGGGAGCACCATCtaagtgatatttgatactGTCTCACAACAAGAAAACTGGTCCAAAAGACGACTCTAAATTACAAAAGTGAACGCTTTTAAGTGAAAAAGCGTCATGCATTGGAATTGATGGCATCGTTGCTAAAACCTTTGAAGCTAAGCATCTTAGGGTTAATATGGATGCTGACACAATTTAGAGTCGGCTAAATTGATTCTTACAAATGAAACTCATAGTAACAATGTGTCGGCTCAGACAACtctacaagaaaaaaatttaaaaatattattttatttcatttagagCCGCCAAGCcacataaatacatttttaattaatgtttcattttaaAGTTGGCCTAGCCGACTCTAATATAatgcataattaatatataatattaccatgatataataaattataaatgtatttttaccCATAGAATGACAAAGattatttgtctttttaatctatatgaagtcctaaaagtaaaaataggaaggaaaaaaagtttaaaaaaaaaattgaaaggaagagagagattaATTTAGGAGGAAACTAAAACATATGTAAGAAGATTGACACTTTTATATGAATGAGTTTCTTTTcctataatatatagatataaagaatatagatatattttttgcatataaagttattaaacatagacttaaaatattattttataataaatatattaagtaaataaatttaaattcatttttagtataaaaatttgacatgcataaaacaaatattatttaacagaatatttaattatcaaatattttatatgaatttacaaggtatatatatatatatatatatatatatatatatatatatatatatatatatatatatatatatatatatatatatatatatatagagttagaacttgtgttggttgtttatgatggaataagcctaaacacttgagtttgagtgaaacaatgactgtgaggttttggttgataatccttccttgatttctgtcatgcttactagcttatttcagctgTGAATCTAATACTTGtgctcctatctttgaaaaattGCATGCTTGTGAGAAGTGATTGATTTAAGCATTTCATGATATTCAATTCATATGGTTGATATCTTTGATGAACCAAacaccattttcttttgattggcCACTCTCTTTGTCACTTGAGAACAAATaaactgttctttctttgcttgaggacaaacaaaactgtaaatttgggggagttgttaatcgctttatacgactaacttttgtatagaaattattttccaaagcttgtataattccctaatttatggttattttggagtaaattttataaataaatcttattttatggTTAACGCTGTCTCTAgaacatttccattggatttaatgatgaaatctgtgcattttcaggtgaaaaagaggctaagttttgaattgcaaaatgTTGCAGTTGGGCTAAGTGCATATTCACCACTAAGCGCAGATTCAGCATGCTTAGCGCAAaggagaatctggcagagcatcaacATCAAAGTCACTctctaagcgcgagatcagtgcgctaagcacAGCAGGTGCTTTCAGTCAGGCTAAGCTAGAGACTGgcactaagcccaattccacttactcgcgctaagcgcgatggtggcgctaagcgcagcgTCGCGAttttagagcctatttaaaaCTTGTCTTGTGCATAATTAGGGTACAACTTTTACATATTTTACAACACCTTTTAGGACAGCTTCTACAGAATGGCCAGGGCACAGAATTCTAGTGCAACCACAGGCCTATTTGGGGAAAAGAGCCTTAGAAGCAGAAAAGGGGAGTAGCTTGTGCATTGAAGCCTAGGTTTTGTCATTTTAGAGATTATTAAGTAgagagtgagtgtgagatgagatgaggaggaggaatcccccttcttgtgtaaggaactatcattctctgcctttaatctcatttattgttagggtttctttgtaatggctggctaaacacacTAGTTGGGAATTTCTAATGAATagctgatgtaaatacctaatatctaattgattatgttttttgtgttcaatgtttccttcaatgcttaatgtttgtatgcttttggtctgatcactcatttgtgtgcacagttaggtgactttagcattgggaaatgtattgttgccttagaacttgattaaagcaggatcgaaacttaatcttacatgagggatatgcgggttaagttttggttttaattatgttgttacaataatgttgtttagtttaggcctagtcttacatgagggatctgcagacaaagcttaggctaaattaggctacaCTTTCATAAGTTACTTAAgctgagtttagtcttacatgagggatctgcagatgaaactcagtttaagttagtctaaacctaggagggATGTCTAAATTGGGTggagtcttaaatgagggatctgcgaaTGAAGCTTGGATATTCATCCTGACGAGCGATcgagggtttagtaatttaggccacaacatagaacacaagagcttgattgattagaaaaatatatttctatccatcagcttgtttgttagaaagacccaacatatctACATACAGTTGTCATTTTGTTTACCTTGCactttatagtttttagcatagaagtttagtttaaattctatttgaaattatcactcatacatgttctctcaacaatgcttcaattttgaacttaattcaggctaacattagttccctgtgttcaatactcggattcatccgtttcaaattttaaatacttgacgattcGATGCGCTTTCCGATAAACCCCCATTGAAATTTCCTCAAGACATAAAtgcacaaaaagtaactgcaatgGGGGGTGATCAGCTCTTCAACTTGGAAAGATAAGGAGACCTTCAAGAAGGAAGGAGGATTTTCATTCAAATCTCATGAAAAAAGTATTGcccttggtaaaaataattctaacccTACTCCCACTTCTTTAAAGGTGAGTTCTATTAGATGTTTTAAGTATTTAGGAAAGGGTCATATTGCCTCCCAATTTCCTAACAAAAGGACTATGGTTGTGTTGGGTAATGGGGATATCACTAGTGCATCTTCTTCTAGCTCTTCTAGTTGTTCTAGTGAGAGTGAAAGTGAATGTGATGTACAGCCCCTGGAAGGTGATCTTTTGATGGTTAGGAGGTTAATGGGGAGTGTGTGTAAGGATAGAGACGAAACTCAAAGGGAGAACATTTTTCATACTAGGTGCATGATCATGAGGAAGATATGCTCTTTGGTTATTGATGGGGGTAGTTGCACTAATGTAGCTAgccaaagattgattgaaaagctTGCTTTGAAAACTTCCCCTCACCCTAGGCCTTACAAACTACAATAGTTGAGTGAGAATGGGGAGCTAGTTGTAGATAGACAAGTTTTGATATGTTTCTCCATTGGAAAATATGTTGATGAGATATTGTTTGATGTAGTCTCTTTAGAGGCTAGCCATCTCTTACTTGGAACGCCTTGGCAGTATGATAGGGATGTTGTTCACAATGGTGtcacaaaaaaaatttcattgtaCATAAAGGGCAAAAGGTTACCCTTAAATCTTTGTCTCCAAGTGAGGTTTGtgagaatcaaataaaaatgagagtgaaaagagaacaagagagaaaagaagagaaaaacaaaattgatgaaaagagagaaacatgaaaagagagaaaagaaagaaaatagtggagataaaaaaaaaggagtgaaactaaaaaaaaaagatgaaaatcaagagagaaaaatatagagCTTGTTCGTGAGAGAAAAAGAGGTGAAGAGAGTGGTGTTAGCTAGGAAACCTATGTATTTACTAATGCCTCATGATTATTATTTGTCTTTTATCGCTAGTTCTTTGCCTATAGGTGCGGAAGAATTATTGAAGAAGTTGGGGGATGTCTTCCCCAAAGACAACCCTCATGGGTTACCTCCTTTGAGAGGGATAGAGCACCAAATTAATCTCATTCCAGAAGCTTCCTTACCTAATAAGCTAGCATATAGAAGAAATCTGGAAGAGACAAAAGAGATCCAAAGGCAAGTGGAAAGCTTGATGGAAAAAGGATGGGTGAGAGAAATCTTGAGCCCATGTGTTATGCCCATCATCTTGGTAAATCAAACTCTATCTCAACTTCTAAGGTACGTGGTAGGTAAGAATTTGGAAGCCTGGGAGGAATGCCTACCCCATGctgaattttcttataatatggTAGTAAACTCTACTACTTATTCTCCTTTTGAGGTAGTTTATGGTTCTAATCCATTGTCCCCTCTTAACTTGTTACCTTTGCCTAACACCTTTGCTATGATGAATAGGGATGGGCTTTCTAAAGCCAATTTTGTTAAGAGTTTCATGAGAAAGGGAAAGCACAAATTGAGAAAAGGATTGAACAATATGCTAGATATTCCAATAAGGGGAGAAAGAAAATGGTTATCAAATCGGGTGATTGGGTTTGGATTCACTTGAGCAAGAATAAGTTAACTTCAAAAAGAGGGAGATGatcattttcatgttttaaaGCACATCAACTataatgcatataaaattgTCTTACCACTTGACTATGGTTTGAGCAACACTTTTAATGTTACTGACTTGACTCTTTGTGATGTAGGTACATTTGACATCAATTCGAGGCCGAATTCTTCCCAACAAGGAGGTTATGATAGAGGACTATCCAAGGAGAAAGAGTTTGGCTTAGGTGGGCTCAACATGGATGGACAAATCACTTGAGCAAGGAGTAAGAGATTTCAAGAAGAGCTTAGCAAGAGACTAAATTCTCTCatggaagaaagagaagaagaagtgaagttcgtttattttagccaacttttagaataagatttattttcgttttttaattatatttttgggccTATTTTTGGACTTGTAATGGGTTGCtacctttttttattgttatttttaagtttttaattattagattagttattaGACCTTGGGCCTAATTTAGGATTATTAGTAGAAGTTATAAATAgactctttaaaacattttgttggcattttttatgaaatttcataTTAGTCACAATCAAGAGAGTGTCTCTCTTGGTTCTTGTGTGAAACCTTAGGtttttatcaaagaattctatTCTTTGTGGCAAATTATCCTCAACTTATCAATCTCCCAAGATTGTGACGTTGTTCTTTCCATCTCCTTCTCTAATTccgctttttccttttcttttccccAATTTCATAGAGCCCTGAATTGGTTCCCCAGTTTGCTCATGCTAAAAATTAGATCCGTAAATCAGGGTTCCATCACAAATAGAGTAAGGTTCATAGTTCAGTGCATTGCATAAAAGATTGAGAAGCACTATCTTAAAACCTTTAATTAACTAAAAGTGGAGTGAAAATTGAGAAGCATAAGCACCTTGAGTAAGAACAACCAATTTAACTGGTCTTTTGGTTCCCTTAGCCAGATTTATGTGTCAACAAAGAGTGGAAAAAAAGATTCAGAATGAATCATGCATCATAAAGTTTATAGCTCAAGATTTCAATGTAACTACATATACCAAGATTTTAATGTTGATCTTGTAACTGACTTCAAATGCAGATTGTTGTAATGAAAGATAGAATTAAATTAGCAAGAGATAGGTAGGTAGATTCAGTTAAGAAAAAACCATCCACAAGGGAAATCGGAAGGTCAAAACAAACACCAAGCAAAACACTAATTTTCTGAGTTAGAAACTTAAGTTCTGTAGATGCACCACTAAATGAAAGCACTAAATGAGGGGAATTAAGCCCAATAGTCCTTTGATTTACTACTTAGTATGTACCACTAAATAAATCTTGATGGTGTTTGGTGAGTTACTGAAATTCAATTCACGTATAGATTTAACAAGATCATTGAAAATGCACTTAAGTATTTCTCAAATTATCAACCAATAATAGTAGATGGACCAATTAAGAAGAATGAGAAATTAAGACCTTGATTGGTGACTTACTACAACTCATAGTAGAAGTACAACAAATATGTATGTACTGTATGAGGAAGAATTATTGTTTTAACTTGCTCCCTGTTAGTGGCTTAATCAAATTGAGATTGGATTGATGATTTGGGTTGTTCACAACTTCACATCCACCAAAACACAAGTATAGTTGAGTGTAcaattaataattcaaattacaTCAATGTCTAACTAGCTACTCAtggaaaaagacaaaaaacattaagaaaaaaagaacattAGTGGTCCTTGGAAACCTTGACTATCCTCtgcaaaagatttttttaataattattgtcaTTCACTTAATTTTGGATTCAATTTGACCAAAATTTCTAACTCAACAATTTAGGACTTTCTAGATATATAGGTGTCTACTCTAAACTCTAAGGTAaaagtaaaaagataaaatcatcATAACAAGTGGCATTCATTTCTAGGATTGTCAACCAAAGACTCGTGAGACATTTTAGAGAAAACATGGGATTAGATTTAAAGAAGACTTCGTTAGGTCTAGATGACCACTTTTCACATCTACCTTGGATTTTGATGATTAGGCTTgactttattaaaatatgttttttcttcaatggaCCACTTaccatacatatacatatttgtctatatttatgttaatagtttaaaaaatatatattatctttgattaacacactattcaactcCCGTCTGgtgtgattatttttatttcaattggtATTAGATGGATACTTAGGCACCTATAGCTCGTCTAGAGGCAACATgaattttactttcattttcagCTTATAGCAATATGAagttatatcaaatggatgtgaaaagtgCATTTCTCAATGGTTTAATCCTAGAGGAAGTTTATGTTGAACAACCTTCGAGATTTGAGAGTGAAACTCTTCctcattatgtttttaaaatcaaaaaatcCTTATATGGACTTAAGCAagctcctagagcttggtatgaaaaacTAAGTtcatttctcttgaaaaatggCTTTGAATGAGGAAAAGTTGACACAACTCACTTTCGCAAAAGCTATGGTTCTCAATTTTTATTAGTGCAAGTATATGTGGACAACATCATTTTCGATGGTACTAATGACATGCTTTGTGAATATTTTTCTAAGCTAATGCAGACAAATTTTGAAATGAGTGTAATAGGAGAACTGAAattctttcttggattacaaatAAAGCAAACACCCTATGGTATCTACATTCACCAAACCAAGTATGTGAAAGAACTATTAAAGAAATTCAACATGAACGatgcaaaagaaatgaagaCTCCAATGCATCATACAACATACCTTGGACTGGAAGAGGAATCAACAAAGGTGGACAGGACTCAATACAAAACAATGATTGGATCGTTGCTCTATCTCACAGCGTCCAGACCTGATATCATGTTCAGCGTTTGTCTATATGCAAGATTTTAACAAGAACTGAGGGAAGTTCAtctaactaaagtgaaacacaTCTTTGGATATCTTATTGGAACTTCTAATCATGGTCTTttgtttaaaagaagagaaagttttAGATTCACAAGTTTCTATGATGCTAACTATTCTGGTAataaagttgaaaggaaaatcaCAAGTGGAAGTTGTCACTTTATCAACGGTAACTTAGTTACATGGATATGCAAGAAGCAAGGCTCAATTGCATTGTCCATTGTTGAAGCTGAATATATGACATCAACAAGTTGTTGTGCTCAACTTCTATGGATAAAGAAGAACCTTGAAGACTACAACATTTATAAGAGTAAAATTTCCATCTATTGTGATAATAAAGTTGCTATTAGTCTTTCTAAAAATCCAACATTGCATTCTAGAgccaaacatatagaaattaagcATTATTTCATAAGAGAACATGTTTAGAATGGGACAGTTGATTTACAATTTGTACCCACTGATGATTAGCTTGTTGGAATTTTCACAAAACCCTTAACTGAGGAGAGGTTGATTATGTTAAGAAATTTCCTTGTAATGATATCTCTTAATGGATGAATTAATTTCTATGTGTCGTCCATTGCTGCATCAGAGGACCTATTGTCCAATGAGTATTAGCACACACCCACAACATTCAACATATGGATGCTTACTcatgcatttattattttttatcatacaaAATGTAGTGTTTCTATATACAAATGTTGTAATGTTTTTGTTGAGTCAGCTCTTGGGTGGTGGGCTTaatgattgtttttaaaatccCATAATAAGCCCTTAAACCTCATGACCCTTGATAT
The Glycine max cultivar Williams 82 chromosome 16, Glycine_max_v4.0, whole genome shotgun sequence genome window above contains:
- the LOC100803906 gene encoding transcription factor MYB53 — translated: MGRPPCCNESGVKKGPWTPEEDEKLMDYISKHGRGTWRTLPKHAGLNRCGKSCRLRWENYLRPDIKRGKFTEEEEQLIINLHSVIGNKWAKIATHLPGRTDNEIKNYWNTNLRKKLLQMGIDPETHKPRTDFNHLLNLSQLLGLSNLGTSTSPWTNPLGLQADVTQIAKLQLLQNMLQLFNGTSLVNIGNPYLLGNQILNPLDTFLNGTNILPDKDSILRGLEYANPVGNNSGLFLSQTYSDSSVFKSRTEKENETNQEFLGYNQSINTFPENQAENLLPALVASGPRSSTFNQMDFNYNAARMSTQSPSTTFEAWEKFLIDDDESSGSYWKEILDLTYPLSW